Proteins encoded by one window of Arachis hypogaea cultivar Tifrunner chromosome 1, arahy.Tifrunner.gnm2.J5K5, whole genome shotgun sequence:
- the LOC140183364 gene encoding uncharacterized protein: MPGNDIDVYLQPLVDELKQLWDAIEMYDAKKGNTFKMCAALMWTISDFLGLGNLSGWNMHSELACPTCNLDTKPHRLKDSQKWCFMGHRRFLNQGHKYRLDYNRFDRRNGQDTGEDDSHWKTKSVFFDLPYWKDQMLRHNLDVMHVEKNACDNVVFTILNDSDKSKDNLKARKDLQCMGIRPELWPNKGGKYPSAIFAMSNSQRDVYLKTLQNVVFLDGYYSNVARCVDLRQHKLSGLKSHDCHILMKHLLPILVKNALLNSISNVIANLSSFFQELCGKSINPMQLADLQNHVVQTLCHTEIIFPPFFFTVMVHLTIHLVDEVSRTFKVIWETIFPAIGKALGAVLHFELTLMEKHQEHRHVLVNCDVVISFVEEKTKQSLQTQTRSQSKIDSVVHAEFPRWFKHEVPMESTLHSKEMKLLACGSVIQARRFGVYNVNGYKFRTITKEDVLKIQNSGVYVSSNTKSYTSMRDNKVAVGSVSYYKKIMGIIELNYSCHFTVVLFKCVWTDTTTSRGIKQDHLRLTSVNFSRLIHTGDREEDEPYILASKSQLVYYVDDEVAKEWSVVVHVKPLDLYDMGEENEEGEVGFSAQPMLNMSAEGDIGDLLLTKEDDIENPTENASVNFDDVT; encoded by the exons ATGCCAGGTAATGACATAGATGTTTACTTGCAGCCTTTGGTAGATGAGTTGAAGCAATTATGGGATGCCATTGAAATGTATGATGCCAAAAAGGGAAACACTTTTAAGATGTGTGCGGCACTAATGTGGACGATTAGCGACTTTCTAGGATTGGGAAACCTATCTGGTTGGAATATGCACAGTGAGTTAGCTTGTCCTACGTGTAACTTGGACACAAAGCCCCATCGGCTAAAAGACAGTCAAAAATGGTGTTTCATGGGCCATCGCCGCTTTTTGAatcagggacacaaatacagactaGACTATAATAGATTTGACAG ACGCAATGGTCAGGATACGGGTGAAGATGACTCGCATTGGAAAACGAAGAGTGTTTTCTTTGACCTCCCATACTGGAAGGATCAGATGTTACGTCATAACCTTGATGTGATGCATGTAGAGAAAAATGCTTGTGACAATGTGGTATTCACTATCTTAAACGATAGCGACAAATCAAAAGACAATCTTAAAGCTCGCAAAGATTTACAATGCATGGGCATAAGGCCTGAATTGTGGCCGAACAAAGGTGGTAAATATCCTTCTGCAATATTTGCGATGTCAAATTCACAAAGGGATGTATATCTGAAGACTCTGCAGAATGTGGTCTTTCTAGATGGTTACTATAGCAATGTTGCTCGTTGTGTTGATTTGCGACAGCATAAGTTGTCTGGGTTGAAAAGTCATGACTGTCATATTCTGATGAAACATTTACTTCCGATTTTGGTGAAGAATGCACTTCTGAATTCGATATCCAATGTGATTGCAAATTTGTCATCATTTTTCCAAGAACTTTGTGGAAAATCCATAAATCCTATGCAGCTTGCTGACCTTCAGAATCATGTTGTGCAAACCCTGTGCCATACGGAAATAATTTTTCCTCCATTCTTCTTTACTGTCATGGTTCACCTCACGATACATCTCGTTGATGAG GTATCTAGGACGTTTAAAGTAATAT GGGAAACTATATTCCCAGCTATTGGAAAGGCATTGGGGGCTGTTTTGCATTTCGAACTCACTCTAATGGAAAAACATCAAGAACATCGTCATGTGCTAGTCAACTGCGATGTCGTGATTTCATTTGTTGA GGAAAAGACAAAGCAAAGCTTACAGACTCAGACAAGGTCACAATCTAAGATAGACAGTGTTGTGCATGCAGAATTTCCTCGGTGGTTCAAGCATGAG GTTCCAATGGAAAGCACGCTTCATTCAAAAGAAATGAAGTTGCTTGCATGTGGTTCCGTTATTCAGGCAAGACGTTTTGGGGTGTACAATGTTAACGGGTACAAGTTTAGAACTATCACAAAGGAAGACGTGCTGAAAATCCAAAATAGTGGAGTATATGTATCATCTAATACAAAAAGTTACACAAGCATGCGTGATAATAAAGTGGCTGTTGGCAGTGTTTcgtattacaaaaaaattatgggcataattgaattgaattatagcTGTCATTTCACAGTGGTATTGTTCAAATGTGTTTGGACTGATACCACTACCAGTAGAGGCATCAAGCAAGACCATTTGAGGCTTACCAGCGTTAATTTCTCTCGTCTGATACACACTGGTGATCGAGAAGAAGATGAACCGTACATATTGGCTTCAAAATCTCAACTTGTATACTATGTGGATGATGAAGTAGCTAAGGAATGGAGTGTTGTGGTTCATGTGAAACCACTAGATTTGTATGACAtgggagaagagaatgaagaaggtGAAGTTGGTTTTTCTGCACAGCCAATGTTAAACATGTCAGCGGAAGGTGACATTGGAGATTTACTGTTAACAAAAGAGGATGATATAGAAAACCCCACAGAAAATGCTTCAGTGAATTTTGATGATGTCACATAA